From a single Candidatus Methylomirabilis tolerans genomic region:
- a CDS encoding permease — protein MDTDALVMGGLTILMVVWAFTRGKDVPLRGLQAGLGMLREVWLPLLFGFCLAGLFEVLVPRELLVKWMGEESGFQGILLGWLVGLLMPGGPYVVFPVAASLLKEGVGVGPLLTFITAKSLLSPIRMFTWEVPFLGWAFVTARTVPSLLLPPIVGIIGQRLFALFPRL, from the coding sequence ATGGATACCGACGCCCTTGTCATGGGAGGTTTGACGATCCTGATGGTCGTGTGGGCCTTTACGAGAGGGAAAGATGTGCCGTTACGGGGCCTTCAGGCAGGGTTGGGGATGCTCCGGGAGGTCTGGCTTCCACTGTTGTTCGGCTTCTGTCTGGCCGGTCTCTTCGAGGTGCTCGTCCCACGGGAATTGCTCGTCAAATGGATGGGCGAAGAGTCCGGCTTTCAGGGCATCCTGCTCGGGTGGCTGGTAGGCCTACTGATGCCCGGCGGGCCGTATGTCGTCTTCCCTGTGGCCGCCTCGCTCTTGAAGGAGGGGGTAGGGGTCGGACCGTTGCTCACCTTCATCACCGCCAAGTCGCTCCTCTCGCCGATACGGATGTTTACCTGGGAAGTCCCATTCCTTGGCTGGGCCTTTGTCACGGCCAGGACGGTTCCGAGCCTACTCCTGCCCCCGATCGTCGGTATTATCGGCCAGCGCCTCTTCGCCCTGTTCCCCCGATTGTAA
- a CDS encoding Smr/MutS family protein, protein MAQDRPHEEPVRLPIEDVLDLHAFAPKEITSVVEEYLWQCRQAGLLEVRVIHGKGTGTQRAIVRRLLTNHPDVLSCADAPLQAGGWGATVVRLKPFGS, encoded by the coding sequence ATGGCTCAGGACAGGCCGCATGAGGAGCCGGTGAGGCTGCCCATCGAGGACGTCCTCGACCTGCACGCCTTTGCGCCAAAAGAGATCACCTCGGTGGTCGAAGAGTATTTGTGGCAGTGTCGTCAGGCGGGGCTGTTAGAGGTTCGGGTGATTCACGGGAAGGGAACCGGTACGCAGCGGGCGATCGTCAGGCGACTTCTGACGAACCATCCCGATGTCCTGTCCTGTGCCGATGCGCCGCTACAGGCCGGAGGTTGGGGGGCGACAGTGGTCCGTCTTAAGCCGTTCGGCAGTTAG
- a CDS encoding type 1 glutamine amidotransferase — protein MKPLLVFQHIGCETPGIFLEVLQAQKRPVETVRLYEGDRAPEDLSPFSGLLVMGGPMSVNDEADYPWLREEDRLLKEALERDFPTLGICLGSQLIAKAAGGMIRLGPRKEIGWYPIQLTMAARYDRLFGGFPESIEVFEWHGEYFDTPPGAVNLARSALYKCQAFSIGRNVYGLLFHLEITSSMASDWVRIFAQELDGVKDYIRPDTILEQLPARIDALNRRARILFAHFCENLR, from the coding sequence GTGAAACCACTCTTGGTGTTCCAGCACATCGGATGCGAGACCCCCGGTATTTTCCTTGAGGTGCTCCAGGCGCAGAAGCGGCCGGTGGAGACGGTGAGGTTGTACGAGGGCGATCGGGCGCCGGAGGATCTGTCGCCGTTTTCCGGGCTGCTGGTCATGGGCGGGCCGATGAGTGTCAATGACGAAGCGGATTACCCGTGGTTGAGGGAAGAGGATCGACTCCTAAAAGAGGCGCTGGAGCGCGATTTTCCCACATTGGGCATTTGCCTCGGCTCACAGCTCATCGCCAAGGCGGCCGGCGGGATGATCCGCCTGGGGCCGCGCAAGGAGATTGGCTGGTACCCGATCCAGCTCACTATGGCGGCGCGGTACGATCGGCTGTTCGGTGGGTTCCCAGAGTCGATTGAGGTGTTCGAGTGGCACGGCGAGTATTTCGATACGCCGCCTGGCGCAGTCAACCTTGCCAGGTCGGCGCTCTATAAGTGTCAGGCCTTTTCGATCGGTCGCAACGTCTACGGTCTGCTGTTTCACCTCGAGATTACGTCGTCGATGGCCTCCGACTGGGTCAGGATCTTTGCGCAGGAGCTGGATGGGGTCAAGGACTATATCCGGCCCGATACGATCCTTGAACAGCTTCCAGCCAGAATCGACGCACTCAACCGGCGAGCCAGGATCCTCTTCGCGCACTTCTGCGAGAACTTGCGCTAA
- a CDS encoding heme-binding protein, which produces MHVTFEEAQQAVEAAIKKAEEIGTQMCIAVVDSGASLKAFARMNDAWVGSIDIAIKKAKTACFFGMPTGQIGKLSQPAGPLFGIEHSNEGLITFPGGLPIVNREGVLIGGIGVSGSSVENDHLVAKAGVEVVGLSDLPDHPWRT; this is translated from the coding sequence ATGCATGTGACTTTTGAAGAGGCGCAGCAGGCTGTTGAGGCCGCCATCAAGAAAGCAGAGGAAATCGGCACCCAGATGTGTATTGCAGTCGTGGATTCCGGGGCCAGTCTGAAAGCCTTTGCGCGGATGAATGATGCCTGGGTCGGAAGTATCGACATTGCGATCAAAAAGGCCAAGACCGCCTGTTTCTTCGGGATGCCAACGGGACAGATCGGCAAGCTCTCTCAGCCCGCTGGTCCGCTGTTTGGGATTGAGCACTCCAATGAAGGATTAATTACTTTTCCTGGAGGACTTCCCATTGTGAACAGAGAAGGCGTCCTTATCGGAGGGATTGGCGTGAGCGGCAGTTCGGTTGAGAATGATCATCTTGTCGCAAAGGCCGGTGTTGAGGTTGTCGGACTGTCCGATCTTCCAGATCACCCATGGCGAACCTAG
- the corA gene encoding magnesium/cobalt transporter CorA yields the protein MTDSAAASCLIGERNGFCWYHVDDPKGPALDELAAQLGLHELAIEDCRNHRQRAKLEEYDGHLFVIFNSIHFNPEKQECWFGEIDFFVGKNFLVSVREGPTPSRTVAAVLPKFRSDPTMAHPGRLFQSMLDFMADQYLPVLDTVEDRIEQIEEQILENPTPRLLADIFALRRALIDFRRVALAGREAINHLLYRTEPWFRSQQPYFRNIYDHIVRALDFAETYRDILTGVLDVHLSATANHTNEIMKSLTFWATVAIPFLLITGFFGMNFPNLPWLESSLGWMYALLTMIAVGVAMGVYFKYRGWF from the coding sequence ATGACTGATTCTGCTGCTGCCTCCTGCCTGATCGGGGAGCGCAATGGCTTCTGCTGGTATCACGTGGACGACCCCAAGGGCCCTGCGCTTGACGAGCTGGCCGCTCAGCTTGGCCTGCACGAGTTGGCCATCGAGGACTGCCGCAATCACCGCCAGCGCGCTAAGCTCGAAGAGTATGACGGCCACCTGTTCGTGATTTTCAACTCCATTCACTTTAACCCGGAGAAACAGGAGTGCTGGTTTGGCGAGATTGATTTCTTTGTCGGCAAGAATTTTCTGGTGAGCGTCCGCGAAGGCCCCACGCCCAGCCGCACCGTGGCGGCCGTGCTGCCGAAATTTCGCTCCGACCCCACGATGGCCCATCCAGGCCGCCTGTTTCAGTCCATGCTCGACTTCATGGCCGACCAGTATCTGCCCGTGCTCGACACCGTGGAGGACCGCATCGAGCAAATCGAGGAGCAGATCCTCGAGAATCCCACGCCCCGGCTGCTGGCAGATATCTTTGCGCTCCGCCGCGCGTTGATTGATTTCCGCCGCGTGGCCCTGGCTGGGCGCGAAGCGATTAATCATCTTCTCTACCGCACCGAACCATGGTTCCGTTCGCAACAGCCGTATTTCCGCAATATCTACGACCACATCGTCCGTGCTCTTGATTTTGCTGAAACCTATCGCGACATCCTCACCGGCGTGCTTGACGTCCATCTTTCCGCCACCGCCAATCATACCAATGAAATCATGAAGAGCCTGACCTTCTGGGCAACCGTAGCCATTCCTTTCCTGCTCATTACCGGCTTCTTTGGAATGAATTTTCCCAACCTGCCCTGGCTCGAAAGTTCACTCGGCTGGATGTATGCGTTGCTGACGATGATTGCCGTTGGAGTGGCGATGGGAGTATATTTCAAGTACCGTGGGTGGTTCTGA
- the thiI gene encoding tRNA 4-thiouridine(8) synthase ThiI: MARPPVKGALIHYHEIALKGKNRGFFLKQLEANLQLATSDLDCGPLRRPAGRLFLTMGEETSWEALRQRLSRVFGIANFSPAFTMAPNLEMLAKQIEEEISGRSFRSFRVAARRAFKTFPQTSQEINEMIGARVKHISGASVDLTNPDLTIYIELLPAEAFVYFEKLSGPGGLPVGTSGTVACLLSGGIDSPVAAYRMMRRGCRVVFVHFHSQPFADRTSQEKAIELVRLLTRYQFASRLYLVPFGEIQQEVVSRVTGRLRVLVYRRLMLRIAEQIGIKEGAQALVTGESLGQVSSQTIENIATIEQASTLLILRPLIGMDKDEITVQAQQIGCYDVSIIPDQDCCSMFLPRQVATRTTHHEVEFAERPLDLERLVAQGLSPAHSLELSFPGR, translated from the coding sequence ATGGCACGACCACCAGTGAAGGGCGCCCTCATCCATTACCACGAGATCGCCCTCAAGGGGAAAAACCGGGGCTTCTTTCTGAAGCAGCTTGAGGCCAATCTGCAGCTCGCCACGAGTGATCTCGACTGTGGCCCGCTCCGGCGGCCTGCCGGTCGGCTGTTTCTCACAATGGGCGAGGAGACCTCGTGGGAAGCCCTACGGCAGCGGCTAAGCCGGGTCTTTGGGATTGCGAATTTTTCCCCCGCCTTCACGATGGCGCCCAACCTGGAGATGCTCGCGAAGCAGATCGAAGAGGAAATCTCTGGCCGTTCATTTCGGAGCTTTCGCGTGGCGGCCCGCCGTGCCTTCAAGACCTTTCCGCAGACCTCTCAGGAGATCAACGAGATGATCGGGGCTAGGGTAAAGCACATCTCTGGCGCCAGCGTCGATCTCACCAATCCGGACCTGACCATCTACATTGAGCTACTACCCGCAGAGGCCTTTGTCTATTTCGAGAAGCTCTCGGGTCCTGGGGGCCTGCCGGTGGGAACTAGCGGGACTGTCGCGTGTCTGCTATCAGGCGGGATCGATTCGCCGGTTGCGGCCTATCGGATGATGAGACGGGGCTGTCGTGTCGTCTTCGTCCACTTCCATAGCCAGCCGTTTGCCGACCGAACCTCACAAGAAAAGGCAATCGAGCTGGTGCGGCTCCTTACCCGGTACCAGTTCGCCTCGCGCCTCTACCTGGTCCCCTTCGGTGAAATCCAGCAGGAGGTGGTCTCTCGCGTGACGGGGCGCCTGAGGGTCCTTGTGTATCGACGGCTGATGCTGCGGATCGCCGAACAGATCGGCATAAAGGAAGGCGCCCAAGCCCTGGTAACTGGCGAAAGTCTCGGTCAGGTGTCGTCACAAACCATTGAAAATATCGCTACCATCGAACAGGCATCCACCCTGCTGATTCTTCGGCCCTTGATCGGAATGGACAAGGACGAGATCACAGTGCAGGCGCAGCAGATTGGTTGTTACGATGTCTCTATCATCCCCGACCAAGACTGCTGTTCGATGTTTCTGCCAAGGCAGGTGGCAACGCGCACGACTCACCACGAGGTCGAATTCGCCGAGCGCCCCCTTGACCTGGAGCGACTCGTGGCGCAGGGACTCTCTCCTGCACACTCGCTCGAGCTGTCGTTTCCCGGTCGGTAG
- a CDS encoding c-type cytochrome: MARKAIVQVMLLTALIVSSAVGAEAAASANIEPKAPEKYMTFCAPCHGPTGKGDGLAAASLNPKPRNFADGTYMNARTDAQLTNVIKNGSAAEKLSPLMTGYSNMLNDKEIKDTIAFIRAVAVPKYQPKK, translated from the coding sequence ATGGCGAGAAAAGCGATCGTGCAAGTGATGCTGTTAACTGCTTTGATCGTAAGCTCCGCAGTAGGGGCCGAAGCAGCCGCGTCAGCGAATATCGAACCCAAGGCTCCCGAGAAGTATATGACCTTCTGTGCTCCGTGTCATGGTCCAACGGGTAAGGGAGACGGGTTGGCAGCCGCCTCTCTGAATCCCAAGCCGCGGAACTTTGCGGACGGTACGTATATGAATGCCAGAACCGACGCGCAATTGACCAATGTTATCAAGAATGGCAGCGCAGCCGAGAAGCTAAGCCCGCTGATGACCGGCTACAGCAACATGCTTAACGACAAGGAGATCAAGGACACCATCGCCTTCATCCGCGCAGTGGCGGTTCCGAAGTATCAGCCGAAGAAGTAG